The Thermocladium sp. ECH_B genomic interval GCCGTGGAGGCGGCGAAACCCCTCATACGTAAGGCATTCATCGATGCAATGAATGAGGAATTAAGGGAGGCATTCACCGCTTTGCGGCACAAGGAGGCCTACGTCGATATCAGGATGGATGGCGATTATGATATCTACGTTAAGAGGGGCGACGGCAAGGAGATTCCGCTCGAGGCCTTATCCATGGGGGAGAAAAACTTGGTGGCCCTAATATTTAGGTACGCCATGGCTAAGGTAATACTTGGGCGCATCCCCATAATTATGCTTGATGAGCCCACTGAGCATTTGGATGCCGAGCATAGAGCCAAGGTAGCCGCATGGTTGCGGGACATTTCATCCAGCATAGATGTGGTGCTGATCACGTCCCACATAGATTCATTTGAGAACAGCGCGGATAACGTGGTGAGGATAGAGGCCATTAATCAAATGGGCGACACGGAGGCCGCCAATGCATGAAGAGCAACGAGGCGAAATAGCGCAATTAATAACCTCTGCATTATTTAGGCAATTTTTGAGTCCGGCGCATGAAAGGCGCGGAGGAGGCGCTGTGGCTTGGCATTGCTTCATGCTCACGCAATCTATTTAAAGCCAGGATCACATGGATGAATTAATATGGTGAAGTTACTTAGCTATTTCCAGGGGAATGATAATAGGAAGATAAGCGGAGGATACAGGCTGCGGACTTATAAGGTGAAGCCGAAGCACTTAGGCGGCGGCCCCGCCACAAATACTAGGCTAGGGGAGTTAGAGGTTAAGAGGGATAGGTCATATGGTGGCGTAGTCAAGATTAGGCTACTGAGGACGCAGTACGCCAATGTTGTGGATGCATCCACAGGTAAGACCATTAAGTCCAAGATAATCAAGATCATTGATACGCCTGCCAATAAGGACTTCCTTAAGAAGGGCATCATAGTTAAGGGCACCATTATAGAGACCGAGGCAGGCAGGGCAGTAGTCACATCAAGGCCGGGACAGGACGGCGTATTGAATGCCGTTCTCCTTAAATAGGGAAAATAAATGAGGCGCGGCCGCTTAATAATTTGGCGAGTGAACCTTGCCTCCGTTCCCCGAAGCAGGGGTAGGGCCGTGCCGCGATCCTTAGCTGTCCGGGACCCAAGCCTAGATGAAATAGCGGCCGCCATGGTTAAACNAGGCCTTGAGCCAAAGCCTCACCCGGAAAAGAGGTATCCAATGCTTTGGTTCGATGATGCCGCGAGCGGTTACGTGGAGGCAGAGGGAAGCAACATGAAGAGGAGGCAAGTCTTGATTGAGGTAGCTAAGATAATTAAGTCAAGCAGGGAGGTGGGGCCTCGATCCTGACTGTATTCATCGTGGGCACCGCCGGGAGCGGGAAGAGCACATTAACGTCCTCATTATCCCAGTACCTTGAGGANCAGGGAAGCGAGGTAGCCATACTTAACCTTGATCCAGCGGCGGAGTACTTGCCATATACTCCAGA includes:
- a CDS encoding 30S ribosomal protein S8e, translated to MVKLLSYFQGNDNRKISGGYRLRTYKVKPKHLGGGPATNTRLGELEVKRDRSYGGVVKIRLLRTQYANVVDASTGKTIKSKIIKIIDTPANKDFLKKGIIVKGTIIETEAGRAVVTSRPGQDGVLNAVLLK